A part of Pristiophorus japonicus isolate sPriJap1 chromosome 15, sPriJap1.hap1, whole genome shotgun sequence genomic DNA contains:
- the ptcd1 gene encoding pentatricopeptide repeat-containing protein 1, mitochondrial, with protein MTWLGFLHLQHYQAYISLRLCSSLYPNPSLFRGLSALARSSPVRAVPSTSARHPRNLLSLHRGWPSLSCVLDSSRSSDAQARPSQAAPGQELSAVWSGEEAGSEGFGARGKIYSARRVFYKSSSELRDSRCSDPEDRNDEEVQSPEVRWKPSRRNNTYWYFLQCKKLIKGDKLAEALDMFETRMLKEERLVPEECNYTVLIGGCGRVGYLKKAFKLYSDMKKRAVTPSEATYTALFNACAESPWKESGLQFATKLREELSSKHIRFNLITYHAMLKAYAVCSDLKACFDVLREIVHSGHEMNVETFSTLLIGCIKDTENGFRYSLQVWREMLRLGVRPDAKSYNLLLRAARDCGIGDPAVASRLLLGEGDGMWQLKQRRRVQKLRGPKGTKSSRNTTTLVVGLLEEQMFGLASDQPTGCRVSEPEDGHSNETLSKPSETPSLVSGNGREKELAPRAEQSMELVSRHQILPVDSDSSKLPPSARLPNLLHIRVNKKNLISLGPAATPPDRLALIGCLSGFLSKMKEDSTRPDIKTFTLLADVVEPKSQSESSLLALMDEHGVKPDVSFFNNFIRKKSKLGDLEGAKALLPVLVERGLSPTMHTFCNLAIACTKDKDGLQLLRDMKLSGVTPNVNVYSTLINNAAKQLDYVYLTDILQDMAKNQVPPNEVVLRQLEFVVKYPPKFDRYKSKNTYLEKIDGFRGYYYRWLNFMPAVETPHPWEKYSVKSRVPPRGLTHTETSELGEKKHEMEDC; from the exons ATGACTTGGCTTGGATTTCTGCACCTTCAGCATTACCAGGCGTACATTTCCTTGAGACTTTGTTCTTCCCTGTATCCAAACCCGTCGCTGTTCAGGGGATTGAGTGCTCTTGCGAGGAGCAGTCCCGTGAGAGCTGTGCCCTCTACAAGCGCGAGGCATCCGAGGAACTTGCTGTCCCTGCACCGCGGATGGCCGAGTTTATCCTGCGTGCTGGACAGCTCCCGGAGCAGCGATGCACAGGCCAGACCAAGCCAAGCTGCACCGGGGCAGGAACTGTCGGCTGTCTGGTCCGGGGAGGAAGCGGGCTCAGAAGGATTTGGGGCACGAGGCAAAATCTACTCTGCCAGGAGAGTTTTCTATAAAAGCTCTTCAGAGCTGCGGGACTCGAGATGTAGTGACCCCGAGGATCGGAACGATGAGGAGGTTCAAAGTCCAGAAGTGAGATGGAAACCAAGCAGAAGGAACAATACCTACTGGTACTTCCTGCAGTGCAAAAAACTCATCAAGGGTGATAAG TTAGCTGAGGCTCTGGACATGTTTGAGACTCGAATGTTGAAGGAAGAGCGGCTGGTCCCAGAGGAGTGCAACTACACAGTGCTGATAGGGGGCTGTGGACGAGTGGGCTACTTGAAGAAAGCCTTTAAACTGTACAGCGAT ATGAAGAAGCGAGCCGTGACTCCCTCTGAAGCCACCTACACCGCTCTGTTCAATGCTTGCGCAGAGTCCCCGTGGAAGGAGTCTGGCCTGCAGTTTGCCACAAAGCTCCGCGAAGAATTGAGCAGCAAGCATATCCGGTTTAACCTGATCACATACCACGCCATGCTGAAGGCATACGCTGTCTGCTCCGATCTAAAGGCCTGCTTCGACGTGCTCCGG GAAATAGTTCACAGTGGTCATGAGATGAATGTGGAAACGTTCAGCACCTTACTGATTGGctgcatcaaggacaccgagaatGGCTTTAGATATTCCCTACAG GTTTGGCGAGAGATGTTAAGACTTGGCGTGCGGCCTGATGCCAAGAGCTACAACCTACTGCTCCGGGCCGCCAGGGACTGCGGGATTGGCGACCCCGCAGTGGCCTCGCGGTTGCTGCTGGGCGAGGGGGACGGGATGTGGCAGCTGAAGCAGCGCAGAAGGGTTCAGAAGCTCCGTGGCCCGAAAGGGACCAAAAGCAGCAGGAACACAACCACTCTGGTCGTCGGCCTGTTGGAAGAGCAGATGTTTGGACTGGCTTCTGACCAACCGACCGGCTGCAGAGTCTCGGAACCGGAGGACGGGCACAGCAACGAAACGTTATCAAAACCGAGTGAAACACCAAGCCTGGTGTCCGGTAATGGCCGAGAGAAAGAGCTGGCACCACGAGCAGAGCAATCAATGGAACTGGTTTCCAGACATCAAATACTGCCAGTCGATTCGGACTCCAGCAAGCTTCCTCCAAGTGCCCGTCTGCCCAATTTACTCCACATCCGGGTCAACAAGAAGAACCTAATTTCTTTGGGACCAGCAGCCACGCCGCCTGATAGACTAGCACTGATCGGGTGCCTGAGTGGCTTTCTAAGCAAGATGAAGGAAGATAGCACGCGACCAGACATTAAAACTTTCACGCTGTTGGCTGACGTGGTGGAACCGAAGAGCCAGTCCGAATCCTCCTTGCTGGCACTCATGGATGAGCATGGCGTGAAGCCAGACGTTTCATTTTTTAACAACTTCATTAGAAAAAAGAGCAAGCTGGGTGACCTGGAGGGCGCAAAG GCGCTACTGCCTGTGCTAGTTGAGCGAGGCTTGTCGCCAACCATGCACACCTTCTGTAACCTGGCTATAGCCTGCACAAAAGACAAGGATGGACTGCAGCTTCTCCGTGACATGAAG CTGTCTGGAGTAACCCCCAATGTCAATGTGTACAGCACCCTGATCAACAATGCAGCAAAGCAGCTGGACTACGTGTACCTCACTGATATCCTGCAAGACATGGCGAAAAATCAAGTTCCGCCCAACGAGGTCGTTCTTAGGCAATTGGAATTTGTGGTCAAGTACCCTCCAAAATTTGACAGG TACAAGTCAAAGAATACCTATCTGGAAAAGATAGATGGCTTCCGCGGGTATTACTATCGCTGGTTAAACTTCATGCCTGCAGTGGAGACACCGCATCCGTGGGAAAAGTACAGCGTTAAGAGTCGTGTCCCACCAAGAGGATTAACCCACACGGAAACATCGGAACTGGGGGAAAAAAAGCATGAAATGGAAGATTGCTAG